GACCCCAAATCTCAGCGGAGCCAACCTCCGAGGCCAAAACCTACGCGGTGCAGACCTGCACAAAGCCAACCTCCAGGCCGCCGATCTTCGAGACGCCAAGCTAATTGCTGCCTCTTTAAAAGAAGCGAATCTCAACAGCGCTCTGCTCCAGGGAGCCCAGCTTGCCGACGCGATCTTGGTGGGGGCCGACGGGGTGGGAGTGGATCTACGAGGCGCTGACCTGAGCGGCGCGGATCTGAGCGGCGCCAACCTCGTGGCGGCCAACCTCTCGGGAGCCTGCCTGATCAATGCTGACCTACGGGGCGCGAACCTGATTGGCTCAGATCTCAGCGGCACCCGTCTGCGGGGGGCCGATCTGAGCGGCGCCAACCTCCAGCGCTGCAACCTGAGCGAGGCGATCTTGGTGGGCAGCAACCTCAGCCAGACCAACCTCAGCCAGGCCAACCTCTACAATGCGTCGCTGCACCAAGCCCACCTTTACCAATCGGTTTTGGTGGAGGCTCGCCTGGTCGAGATCCATGGCGCTGGCGCTATCTTCCTAGGCGCGAATCTGCGGGGCGCCCAGCTGCACAAGGCCGACCTGAGCTGGGCGCACTTGGCCAGGGTAGAGGGCCAGGGCAGCGACCTCACGGAAGCCAAGCTCCGGGGGGCCGACCTGAGCAGCGCCAATTTCTCCGAGGCCGTGTTTCTGAAAACGGACTTGACCAAGACGAATCTGCGCCGAGCTGACTTTCGGTTGGCGAACCTGACCGGCGCTGACCTGACGGATGCCGTGCTGTACCGCACCGAGTTTGCAGGCTCCATCCAGCCCAGCGGCCAGCGTCACTCCTGAACCAGGGGAGGCAGCTCTCGCAGGACGGTAAAGCGGATATGGTTGAGGGCCAGATCGCCAATGGAAACTGGGTTGGGCAGCTCCTTGATGGGCGTGCCATTGGCGAGAACGCGCTCGAAGGAGATGTCTTTGGCGATTTCGGCGTGGTACCAGGCCAGCCCCATAAAAAATCGAGTCGGGTAGTGGAAGCTGTCGGTCAGGTCGTCGGGGTTGGACTCCATGGGGACCCAGCCAAAGCCCGGTAAGAAGAACTCGATCCAGACGTGGTTGAAGTCGGGCTCGAGGGGGAGATGGTGCTGGTAGGCGCCGACTTTGGGGCACTTGTAGCGGCCGACGGTGCGGCAGGCAATGCCGTTGAGGCGCATGAGGGCGAGCAGGATGCCGACGTATTCCCCGCAGGAGCCGGTGCCGCGCTCTAGCACGACATCGGGGGTGTCGATGTGGGGCTTGATGGCGTAGTCCAGGCGATCGTAGACGTAGTCGCGGATGCTGATCACCTTGCGCAGCAGGTTGGTTTCGTTGCGGATCGCCTCGCGAGCAGCGGCTTGGATGGTGGTGGTGTCCATGGCCAGCTCGTCGTCATCGACCAGATAGCGCGCCTGGAAGTCGGCGGCCAGCTCGGGGGGATTTTCGACGTCTTCGGGGGTGAACTGGTACTTGATGCCGCGGACCTCGAGCTGAGCCCGCCAGCCAAAGATGCGCCCTTCGTGGGGCTGCAGCTCGCCAAAGCGAAAGACAGCGATGCGCTGGCCGCTGGGATGCTCCTCGATCTCGAAGGGATAGCCCACGGGCTCAACTCGCAGGACCTTTTGGCGGAGGGTGTCGGCGGGGAGGGTGATGCGCCACTCTAGGTTGGTGAGATGCAGGGCGTCGAGGGGGGAGAGCTCTTCGACGTAGGACATCTCGACGAGGTAGCCATTGGAGAGGGTGTAGTGTCCCTGGGGGTCGCGCCACAGGTGGAGCGGATGAATGAAGGTGCGATCGCGCGTGGACAGGGTGTGGGGCGGGTCGGTGTTGGGGTCATCGCGCACGTAGACCTCTTCGGTGGCGTAGGCCACCATCAAGAGCTCTTCGCCGGTTTCTGGGTGGGGCCAGAAGGCGAGGCCGGTGGGGTGCTCAAAGGGAGTAATGGCGCTGAAGAGCACGTCGCCGGTGCCCCGATCCAGGCAGTAGACGGTCTGCTCGGTGCGATCGCACACCCACAGCTCATCGCCGCGTAGGGTCATCCGCTCGGGGCCTACCCCCGGCGCATAGAACCGCGTGATATAGTCCCCCGTTTCGCGGCTGTAGACCAAGATGTAGCCGAGGCGCTGGCTGCTGATGTAGACCGTCGAGCCGCACACCGCTACCCCGTCCGCCGGGTAATCCAGCTCGACAAATAGCTCGGGGGTAAAGTCGCCCACTCGACAGCGATACACCCAGCGATCGCGCGTAAACCAGAGCACTTCGTCCTGGAGGCACACGCCCCCAGCGTCCCGGAATATCTCCAGATGGTGGGGATTGAGAATCAGCGTGTCGTCGTTGAGGGGATTAATCTTGAGCAGGTAGCCCCGCACAGCGTCCACCGACAGAAGCCCAGGCCCCAGGGCCGCGAGCCCATGCAGCATGTAGGTGCCGAAAGGATAAACTGTGCGATGCTGGGCGGGGGCCGAATCAGAAAAGGCGGGCATGGGCGGCGAAGTCACAGCAGGACGAAGAGAACAGGCGACAGCCAGAATTCCGGCAGTCGATCGTCATCATAAACGCAACCCCTGGCCCCTGCTGTATCAGGTCATTCTCTTGGCGGGGGCGATCGCGCTGGTGACCCAAAGACCACCCAGATGCTGAATCTATGAGTGATGAGAAGCCGAAAGCTCCCAACAACCGAACTTTGACCCTCTCCCCCGAGGAGCAGCAGCACTATCAGGCGGGCTTGCTGAACCTGGCGGGACCGGCGTCGGCGGAGATGCTCGGCGATCGCATCCTTCACCAAGATTTGTTTGCGGTGCTGGACTGGCTGCCCCAAGGCTGGGTTGACTTGCTGTTTCTCGATCCGCCCTATAACCTGACGAAAACTTTTAACCAAAGCTCGTTTCGGGGGCGATCGCTCGAAGACTACCAGGCCTGGCTGGGCTCCTGGCTGCCCAAGCTCCTGGGCGTCCTGAAACCCACGGCCTCGGTGTACATCTGCGGCGATTGGCGATCGGCCGCCGCCATCCAGATCCTGGCCGAAAAGTACCTGATCGTGCGCAATCGCATCACCTGGGAGCGCGAAAAGGGCCGCGGCGCGAAGCACAACTGGAAAAACTGCTCAGAAGATATTTGGTTCTGTACGGCGGGCGATCGCTACACCTTCAACGCCGAAGCGGTGCGGCTGCGCCGCCGGGTGATCGCCCCCTACACCGACGACCACGGCAACCCCAAAGACTGGCAAAAAACCGAGGACGGCAACTATCGCCTGACCTATCCATCGAATCTCTGGACAGACCTGACCGTGCCCTTTTGGTCCATGCCCGAGAACACCGACCACCCCACCCAAAAACCCGAAAAGCTTCTGGCCAAAATCATTCTGGCCAGCTCCCAGCCCGGTGATATGGTCTTTGACCCCTTTTTGGGCTCGGGGACCACGGCGGTGGTGGCCAAAAAGCTGGGGCGGCGCTACGCCGGCGTAGAGCTAGACCTCCTCTACTGCTGCCTGGCCCAAAAGCGCCTGCACCTGGCCGAGGGCGATCGCCAAATTCAGGGTTATGAAGAAGGCGTGTTTTGGGAGCGAAATTCGAGCGATCGCCGCTGAAAATCTGCTAAAGTTCGCTCTTCAGGAAACTTCACCTTCCCGGATGAAGTCATCCTGGCTGGCAAATGCAAAATTTCCCATCGAAGATATCCGAAAGTTTGATTGCAACTGTTGAAAAGACTTGTATTGTTTTCTTAAAAAAAGCAGTTTTTACTTCCCCCTTACCCCCCGCCTGACTTGCCTGCCATGTCCATGAACCTCAAATTTTCCCAAGACCTCGAAGCGCTGCTGCAACGATCAGCCCAAACCCCGGTCACCCTTGCGGATGTGCTGGCAGAGACCTCAGAGCGAGGATTCAGTCTGGTGATTGGTCTGCTGGTGCTGCCCTTTTTGCTGCCCATGCCGCCTGGGTTTAGCAGCATTTTGGGCTCTGCCTGCCTGCTGCTGTCGCTGCAAATGGCCCTAGGCCGCCGATCCCCCTGGCTGCCAGGCCACATCAGCCGCTTTCGCTTTCCCCAGGCCTTTAGCGTTTCTCTGCTGGTCCAGCTCAAGCGGGTTTCGGGCTGGCTCGAGAAGCTGGTGCGGCCCCGCTTTTTGACGATCGCCGAAAATCCCATCATCTGGAATATCAATGGCCTGTGCATGGCTTGGCTGACCATCTTGCTGATGCTGCCGATCCCTTTCACCAATCCCATTCCGACCCTGGGCATCTTGCTGCTGGCGATCGCCACCCTCGAAGCCGACGGCCTGCT
This genomic stretch from Geitlerinema sp. PCC 7407 harbors:
- a CDS encoding pentapeptide repeat-containing protein: MTPNLSGANLRGQNLRGADLHKANLQAADLRDAKLIAASLKEANLNSALLQGAQLADAILVGADGVGVDLRGADLSGADLSGANLVAANLSGACLINADLRGANLIGSDLSGTRLRGADLSGANLQRCNLSEAILVGSNLSQTNLSQANLYNASLHQAHLYQSVLVEARLVEIHGAGAIFLGANLRGAQLHKADLSWAHLARVEGQGSDLTEAKLRGADLSSANFSEAVFLKTDLTKTNLRRADFRLANLTGADLTDAVLYRTEFAGSIQPSGQRHS
- a CDS encoding transglutaminase family protein — translated: MPAFSDSAPAQHRTVYPFGTYMLHGLAALGPGLLSVDAVRGYLLKINPLNDDTLILNPHHLEIFRDAGGVCLQDEVLWFTRDRWVYRCRVGDFTPELFVELDYPADGVAVCGSTVYISSQRLGYILVYSRETGDYITRFYAPGVGPERMTLRGDELWVCDRTEQTVYCLDRGTGDVLFSAITPFEHPTGLAFWPHPETGEELLMVAYATEEVYVRDDPNTDPPHTLSTRDRTFIHPLHLWRDPQGHYTLSNGYLVEMSYVEELSPLDALHLTNLEWRITLPADTLRQKVLRVEPVGYPFEIEEHPSGQRIAVFRFGELQPHEGRIFGWRAQLEVRGIKYQFTPEDVENPPELAADFQARYLVDDDELAMDTTTIQAAAREAIRNETNLLRKVISIRDYVYDRLDYAIKPHIDTPDVVLERGTGSCGEYVGILLALMRLNGIACRTVGRYKCPKVGAYQHHLPLEPDFNHVWIEFFLPGFGWVPMESNPDDLTDSFHYPTRFFMGLAWYHAEIAKDISFERVLANGTPIKELPNPVSIGDLALNHIRFTVLRELPPLVQE
- a CDS encoding site-specific DNA-methyltransferase, which codes for MSDEKPKAPNNRTLTLSPEEQQHYQAGLLNLAGPASAEMLGDRILHQDLFAVLDWLPQGWVDLLFLDPPYNLTKTFNQSSFRGRSLEDYQAWLGSWLPKLLGVLKPTASVYICGDWRSAAAIQILAEKYLIVRNRITWEREKGRGAKHNWKNCSEDIWFCTAGDRYTFNAEAVRLRRRVIAPYTDDHGNPKDWQKTEDGNYRLTYPSNLWTDLTVPFWSMPENTDHPTQKPEKLLAKIILASSQPGDMVFDPFLGSGTTAVVAKKLGRRYAGVELDLLYCCLAQKRLHLAEGDRQIQGYEEGVFWERNSSDRR
- a CDS encoding exopolysaccharide biosynthesis protein, whose product is MNLKFSQDLEALLQRSAQTPVTLADVLAETSERGFSLVIGLLVLPFLLPMPPGFSSILGSACLLLSLQMALGRRSPWLPGHISRFRFPQAFSVSLLVQLKRVSGWLEKLVRPRFLTIAENPIIWNINGLCMAWLTILLMLPIPFTNPIPTLGILLLAIATLEADGLLMCICYVFTALITALLGVLAYGLWQAPTLLQALG